The Punica granatum isolate Tunisia-2019 chromosome 4, ASM765513v2, whole genome shotgun sequence genome has a window encoding:
- the LOC116205237 gene encoding O-fucosyltransferase 29, with protein sequence MGVAKPWRFSLLTANQALLQHNKTHNYHSNGISNANGKQMLGRSSSTTGSCSHKRKISLSFVCGFMLFALGLISLLTGHVVSDLEWYSQQLVQRSFYSKLEGSRRRPIDIWKSRYSKYYYECSGRGSHFSSATPEQSSNGYLLIAASGGLNQQRTGITDAVVVARILNATLVVPELDHHSYWKDDSDFVDVFDVDWFISSLAKDVTIVKRVPDKFMRSMEKPPYTMRVPRKSEPEYYLEQVLPILLRRSVVQLTKFDYRLANDLDDELQKLRCRVNYHALRFTKPIEELGQSLVSKMHKMAKRYIAVHLRFEPDMLAFSGCYFGGGDKERYELGEIRKRWATLPDLSPEGERKRGKCPLTPYEVGLMLRALGFSNDTHLYVASGEIYGGEATLQPLRELFPNFYTKEMLANEELRPYLPFSSRLAALDYIVCDESDVFVTNNNGNMAKILAGRRRYMGHKRTIRPNAKRLSSLFMTRDQMDWDTFSKKVKSAQRGFMGEPDEIRPGRGEFHEYPYPCICEKTASDDDGDNNDDDGNNNGTTGGGSGPAGLGSNAKARMDS encoded by the exons ATGGGCGTGGCGAAGCCGTGGAGATTCAGCTTGTTGACGGCGAACCAGGCTTTGTTACAGCACAACAAGACCCATAACTACCACAGCAATGGAATCAGCAATGCCAACGGCAAGCAGATGCTTGGGAGATCATCTTCGACGACGGGCTCCTGTTCTCACAAGAGGAAGATCTCGTTGTCGTTCGTCTGTGGCTTTATGCTGTTCGCTTTAGGTTTGATTTCGCTGCTCACTGGGCACGTGGTCTCTGATCTTGAGTGGTATTCTCAGCAACTGGTGCAGAGGAGCTTCTACTCGAAGCTG GAAGGAAGTCGCCGCCGGCCAATTGATATTTGGAAGTCAAGATATTCAAAATACTATTACGAATGCAGTGGAAGAGGCAGCCATTTTTCTT CTGCTACACCCGAGCAATCATCAAATGGCTATCTGCTTATAGCAGCTAGTGGAGGACTTAACCAGCAGAGAACTGGG ATAACGGATGCTGTCGTTGTTGCCCGAATCCTCAATGCTACACTCGTGGTGCCCGAGTTGGATCATCACTCATATTGGAAGGATGATAG TGATTTTGTGGACGTATTTGATGTTGACTGGTTCATTTCTTCCCTGGCAAAAGATGTTACAATTGTGAAAAGAGTTCCTGATAAGTTCATGAGATCAATGGAGAAACCACCTTATACCATGCGTGTCCCAAGAAAATCAGAGCCTGAATATTATTTGGAGCAAGTTCTTCCAATACTCTTGAGAAGAAGT GTTGTGCAGCTGACAAAATTTGATTACAGACTCGCAAATGATCTTGATGATGAACTACAAAAGTTGCGATGTAGAGTCAATTATCATGCTTTAAGATTTACCAAACCAATAGAAGAACTTGGCCAAAGCCTTGTGTCGAAGATGCACAAAATGGCTAAGCGTTATATTGCAGTCCACTTAAG ATTCGAACCTGATATGCTGGCATTTTCCGGATGTTACTTTGGTGGAGGTGATAAGGAAAGATACGAGCTTGGTGAAATAAGGAAACGATGGGCCACTTTACCT GATTTAAGTCCCGAGGGAGAGCGAAAACGAGGAAAGTGTCCTCTCACTCCATATGAGGTGGGTCTGATGCTGCGAGCTCTTGGCTTTTCAAATGACACGCACCTGTATGTTGCGTCAGGAGAAATTTATGGCGGGGAAGCCACTCTGCAGCCTCTGAGAGAACTCTTCCCAAACTTCTATACAAAGGAGATGCTTGCTAATGAGGAGCTGAGACCTTATCTGCCATTTTCATCCAGGCTGGCAGCACTTGATTACATAGTTTGTGATGAGAGTGATGTATTTGTCACTAACAACAATGGGAACATGGCCAAAATCCTTGCAGGTCGAAG GAGGTACATGGGACATAAGCGGACCATAAGGCCAAATGCCAAGAGGCTGAGTTCTCTGTTTATGACAAGGGATCAGATGGACTGGGATACATTTTCCAAGAAGGTGAAGTCTGCTCAGAGAGGATTCATGGGGGAGCCAGATGAGATCAGACCTGGACGAGGTGAATTCCACGAGTACCCCTACCCATGTATCTGTGAAAAAACAGCAAGCGATGACGACGGGGATAATAACGATGATGATGGAAACAATAATGGAACCACTGGTGGTGGCTCTGGACCAGCAGGCCTGGGCAGTAATGCAAAAGCTCGAATGGACTCTTAG